In Syngnathus scovelli strain Florida chromosome 16, RoL_Ssco_1.2, whole genome shotgun sequence, the genomic stretch GAATGTGTTTTAATAACATTCGTAGACGATACATATGGCTCAATGGCTCTAAATGATGGTTTATAATTGTAACTACCGCCTGATGTTTTCTTGAACTGCTTGATGTTTGTCTGAGGTTTTTGTATGATTAACAATGAATGATGTGCGGCATTTTGGAAGTTGGAGAGAGAAAATAAATACGTTTGCGTGGAATATGGGAAAGTGAACTTGGGCATGGAAGATGATAGCAAGAACattagtaaaaaaacaaaaacataatagTCTGCCAGAACTGGTACAAAATGATAAAAAGAGCTGATGTTGTAAAGAACCAATGACTAACTGCTATAGTTTGAATGTTTGAGGTGTCAGTCAGAAAAATGTTACACGACGTACATGTTTTGAAAGGAAGCTGAAACGTCAGCAGTGATTTACATTTCAACAGGTAAGTTGATTCAAAACCGAGTTACATGTTTATTGAGTGACTGCATGGCCAATCAATTTTCTGTTGATCAAATTAATGGTGTCCACTTCTAAAGCATGCTATTAAATTGACCATAGCTAGTGAGCTaacgattttgttttgctaatttACTCAAACACAACCTAACCAGACATACATGCCTGTGAGAAtctcccccctcccaaaaaaaaaatatatagtatataatatGGAAGTTTGTTTCCCAGGCAGTCCCTTGTGAAATTGTGTCCAACCATAAAATCCTACGTGGCATTTACTCCAACATGAATGCAATAGGAGCAAATATAAATTGCACCAATATATCAATTCAAGTAATAACATACACTCACTGTACGCAACAATTAATTCCACCAATACTTACTTTTACTTTCTAGTAAAGTAATAGTAGTAGTATAATAATAAAGATTTTAAGAAGGGATTATTGGAATAGAATAGATCATTAAAAATCCCAATAAATGATAATAAAGATTCAGGTTCTTTGTCAATGTTATAATTTATTGGTATTGACAAATACCCTACAGAAAAGGAAATGGTTATATAAATACTAAAATCAATACTATAGACAATCGACTGCATTCAGAAACACAATAGCGTAAACATTCAGTGGatagcagaaaaaaaattatgctAATATGAAAGTTTGACAGGAGGGTTACAGAAAAATGATGAGGGAGCCCAAATGGAAAAGGCTCAGTGCAAAGTATTATGTGTATATCCAAACGACATATGCCTTTAGTTTTATAATTACATACACAGTCCATTTGTTCAAACTTAGCCGTAATGGCGCAATACTGATATTGTAATCATGACCAAGGCAACATTTATGTGCAGTATGGTTATGTAATAAACTCTGAGCTGTGAGAAGCAGCATCCAGAGTATCAATAAACTTATCAACTTATTAGAAACGTTAACAAGCACTTAGCGTAACCAGCATGAGAATCAggtaaaatatttcaaatgaaatcaattaatagcccttaatcacaaaagAGTCTCAAATATGAATTCTTGTTAATCTGTCAGGAAAATCTTTCCGAGACATCAGCTTGCAAGACTTTTAAATTTGGCCCGATTGTCATGATGTCACATCCCCCTTCTTGGCGGTGGGCATAGTCAGCAGATGAAAAAGAATGATCCCTAACAAATATCTGATATGGACATTCAGACAGCAGCATTGGAGATGAAGCGAATCCTTTGTGAGTAGATCAGGTCAACAAAGTAAAGAATGAGGTTGACGTTGGTGAACACGGCTACCACCATCTTGCTGTCCCAAGGGCATTTTCCACGCGGACACACCTCCGGACGCATCGTCACGCTGTACTTCTTATCAAAGCTGAAGATGGGCCAAACCAGTGCGGTGCTGAGGTAGAGAATCACAGCCATGAAGGTGTAGACGACGACGAAGCGATCAAATGCGAACCGTAGGGAAGACGTCCTGCCAGATATTGTCACCATGATCACAAGCACAGTGATGGAGAAGCACAGACTGTACACCACCACACAGTACTCAGTGGCCGCGTAGTTTTCGTACTCGCTGTAATTGTCCAACGCTCCGAAAATAATGCAGGCCACAAATCCCTGGACCACCTTGAGCAGACCGGACACCGTTGCCATGTATCCCACCACGGCGCCCGGTTTGGCGCGAGTTATGAACACTTCGGCGGCGTACGGGAAGACGCAGACGCTGGAGACGACGGTTACGGCAATGCGGTAGGCTTGCTCCTCACAGCCCTCGTCGGGGCAGTCCACATCCAGGAAGTAGACGGGGTACACCACGGAGGCAGTGATATACATGAGTGTCGCCAGCATGGCGAAAGCCACCGTCAAGTTGTCCCACGAGATGGGCATGCAGACGTGGAGTCGTGTGATGTCCAGGCTGAATATCACCAGGGTGACAGCAAAGCAGAAGCACCACGTAAACATGCAGAAGTATCCATAGGTGGCGCTGTAGCCTGCGTTGTGCGACACAAGGGCGATGATGGCCGAGCCAAAGAGCAGTTGGCACATTCGCGCCGCACCTAAAGGTGACAATACGGCCTTTTTGTCCAGGTAGTGTCCACCGTGAGCATCCATCACGTATGAACGTTGGACCCTGATAACAGTTGAAATCCTTTCGGAAACAGTCTCAGCCTCGTTCTTGGTTGCTTTTTATAGGTAGACCCTAATTACAAGAGTTTGTTTCCCTCAGAGCTGGCATTACAGCTTCACTCCCAAGAAGCCTTTAAAGAAGACTCTGTAACTTAAAGTATGTCGTGTAAAATGAAAAGAAGTTACCTCAGATTTGCTGTACTTCTCTTTAAGTAATACAGCAGAGGCGTCAAATACCTTGAGGTTTGTCAAAATCTGGCCATCAAAATCTTTCTTGGCTTGCTCTCCTAAAAACTTCTCCAGATCATTTCAAGGTCAGTCCTGTTCCGTAAGCCTTCCTCGGATCATATCGGTGAATCCAACAATAGCCTTCATTGACAAACAGGTGCAGATGTTTGTGGTCCTGTCAGTCAAGTTCCTCTACGTCCTCTTTGTAGCCCGCCATCGAAAAACTCTGAAAATTCGGTCGTCCTACTTCGTCACCGTTTGTCTTTCGTCTGACCGCGTGTCGTGGTGTATAGCTCAGGATGGCTGTTTAAATGAAAGTTGCAGCCATGCCCAGGGTTGCAGGCCCCCGGCTAGCACTATAAATAGCGGCTCTGTATTCCACAGCAGTGTGGGAGGCTACATGTGGCAGGCGGTAGGGGAGTCGTCTTTCTTGGGAGGCTGAGTCAGAGCTCCTGCCATAAGGAACTGGCATTTATACACCGTGTAATGACAGGGCGGAAGGCCGAGACGCCCATTAGAGACAGAAATTACACACGATCCAACGGGAAAATTACACAGAAGCAGTGATAGATTTAAGCTAGGAAGTTGAACGTGAATTAGTAGTTTCCAAAAATACTTACTGTACTTGTGATATTTGTAGTCTTCCTTGTTGGATTGACATTGAGTACAGAGAAATCCTATGAAGAAATCGCTCACGCTGCTGCTATGTTTTCATAAATGTGTGAAGATAAACAGCTTAAAGGTGCAAGTCTTTCCCTGCATAGAAACAGAAATCGGTTTGGCGAAACTACAAAATAGTCGAGCAACAATGCGCAGTTAAAACAGGACACATAATTTTCCAGCTCACTACACTGTAGTTATGAGAAAATCCTTTGCATTTTAAAATTAACTTTACTGTGTTTTGTTAGGATGCTAACGGCTAACATACGTACAGTGTGGCCAAATTTATTAGCTTGTGTGCTAACTGTGATAGCTAATAATAATCCAAATCTAGCTACGTAGGCTAATACAACAGGAAGAAGCTAACTTGAAGGACCACAGGAAATGTgtgaaataaaaatcaacaacTACCAGTGTATTTTACAGTGGAGGTCCTTTATTAATTGTCACGGTACCTAGCTAACATACCAGCGCTAACTAACACCTCATTAGCAACCGTTTTAGCCTGCGTAAAACTATCATACCAGTGCATGGCAAAATTCCATGGCTAATAAGCAACTTAACAACTTGGACAAAACTGGGCCAAATCTTTAAAAACTTCAAATCAAAACGTCCCACTATCTGTGCATTTTTACACTGATAATCCTTTGGTGGTCGTATGCTAATCTCAAATTTGTCTgacaaggttaaaaaaaagaagctataaTTCATCAAATTAATatgtatttgaaaaaataagagagcagggttttttttccgttgtatttatattttgtgtCGTTTCTTTTGGGTCTAATACAAAGACATGCAGTCAAcacaaagaggggaaaaaacagCCATGTATTTACAATTTTACAAAGAATCACTTCTCTGCGAAAAAAAATAGCACTTATAAATATGATTtacataacaaaataaatatgtaaataacCAATGTAGTTCGAGTTTCTCCTGTTAAAAATATGTTACAGAATAAAATTACAATTAGTAATACCATTCCTTCTGTAGTCGGCGTGAGGAAATACGTCCATAGAAAGACACCAGCCCATACAGCATTCCCATTATATTAAAAGGTGATCTCTATTATGAAATAAGCATGGAGTGACAAACACTTGAACTGAAAGAACCTATACAAACACACTAACCATGTACAATACACATTTTCTCCCTTTAAATGCATTGATCTGAGAACTCGTAAAACTAGCGAAGAGCCAACTATAGTATATTCTTTGGGCCTTGTGTGTTGTTCCACTTGTGCTGATTCAAGAGGTACACTTTATATTAAATGGcactgtggtgtgtgtgtgtttgtcacgttgtcATGATGACCCTAAAATCCCTCAAGATGTACTAAGTAGCAGTGTTGGTGGTTCAATTCAGTTTATGGGGAAGGATGCTGATGTGAAACAAAGCATCAGAGAACCCTAAACTGTATTTCACGTTTGAATATTTGTCTACAGCACTTGACCCCGTAGTCCTCCGTAATCATTTCATAGACACTCATATAACgcagttgctaaccaaaacagcagctcagaagtACAGCTGCACCGAAGCAGATTGTCCTAAGAATTTATCTGCATTGTAAAGGAGTTCTGAGTTCAGTAGACTCCGACATGTGGTCATGCCACAATATGCAATCTGGGGAGCTACTCGATTTGTTACTTCCTGCCTTGGTTAATTGATCTTGGCAATTAATTTGATTTCAAACACCATATATGGGTATTATAGTTCAATACTATTCCAGGATTGCATTTTTACAAATAAATGCATAAGACCTCTTCCTCATCTGCGTTTTAGTAAACATCCCCCGCCACTATCTGCTGAAATCTGTTttgtttgagttttttttttgttgttgtttttttttgtcttgaggtACAACAGTAAACGGGATGTCATAAGGGGGAAGACTAAGGTAGAGAGAGTGGTAGGAGGTATCAGGTGTGGACACTGGCCAGAGAGACCTGCCACAACCCTACATGGGCTTTAGCTTGAAGATACTGTTAAGTGTGGTTTTTGTTGGTTTGTTGCTTTGTACGAGTCTCTTTAGCTGCCACTGCTCAGCATGCCCAGTAGTTTGCTGGGGTCCATGCCCTGTTGCTGGGCCATCTTTTGCACATCAAATCCCATGTGCATCAGGAACTGGATCACGTTCATTTCTTGGCCTGTGAACTGGTCTCGGATGGTGGGGCAGGTGGGGTTGCAGTGCGGCCACGGGCAGCTGTCTATCAAATGGACAGGGCAACCTTTGGGCGGGGCTTTGTTGTTCCTGTTGTCATGGAGACTGCGGTCCCAGCAGTGAAGTGCCCGAGGCAAGGAAGTGCCTTTAACCTGCACGTCCGTCCAGTAGCTGCGAGACAACAGACACAAGAGGGCGCTGTCAACTCACAAGAAAATCCAGCAGAACTGTATGTGTAGCGCTTTAAACTCACTTTCTTGTGATGACTTCATGTGAGAGGCATGCTGGGGCGAACATAGCTCTACAACCAAAGGCATTTTCAATCAGGCAAATTTGTAAATGCCAAAATTTAATTTTCCTTTTCTGGCCTGTAACTTACGGTACATCTTTGAGGGTGTTCCTCAGCTCAATACCCAGATTTTGGATGTAACGCCACTGGCCTTCCTGCACTGGCTGGCCTGTCAACTGAATGTTGTCTACTGTCAACTGGGCTTCGTCAAAAAGCCACTGGACCACAAAGACTGGGCCTGGAAATTGGCAGATACATTCGTTAAACCAAACCGATCATGTACTCTATGTTTCTGTGGATACGTGATACCGAAGCGTACTTTTTATGGACGGAAAGACTCGGTAGCCGAAAAAACAATTCCACTCCTCTCCTTCATGGGCTTGTTTGCATTTCTCCGGTACCACTCCTCCCCAATACCTGGTGATAAGATCAAATATAGATCAGTGACCAATTTGTGAAACTGGTGACGGTTACACTCTGGATGCCTACTTGATGCCCCTCTTGATGGTCTCAGTGGGGGCACAGCTGACTGCATCCAAGCAGTCCGTGAAGTCATACTGCTTGTTGTCCAGAAACCAGCCAGAGTCGGCCAAGCCGCGCACTTGTATCCCAGTGTGTCCCAGACCCTCCAGCAGCTCCGCCACACGGTCCACATTCAGCAGAACCCCCGTTCCACCGGCACTGCATGCAGATGCGACGGATTCTGATTAATGATCACAGCACTGTTTGGAAAATTCACCCGGTTTCACTTGTGAACTTACCTGCTCCCGGCTAGGAGCAGAACCTTGGCGTTTTCCAGACCCTTTTTAAGCAAGGCTTTAACGACCTCTTGAATTATCAATGAGCCCATAAAAGCGTAGCCACCTGCACGCCACAGAAAAACAACACAAGGAATTTGGAGTTTGTTTCTCTTCGTGATTTCGAACATCCAGTAACGACTTACTGTGTTCTGTCTTGGCAGTGGCGCCACTCCACGCATCGCTGGAGCAGTATGGGATGTACCTGTACAGACGAAATTAAAGTCATTGGTTGTTGAACCCTGTGATttgaaagaattaaaaaaaacatgaacacCATAACATACACCATGTTGGCGTTCCACCAGTGAGGGTTTTCCTCCGGCAGTGGAGACAGGATCCCAGTGCCTGTGCAGACAAATCGCCATGTATCATTAGCCATTCCGGCACTCCCAGACACATCCTCTTCCTCATCATCGTCATTACCACATGAATTATAGTTATTACACAGCAATGAGAGACGGAGGCGTCCACGCTCTTGGAGCTACGGGCGCCAGGTCGACATTTGCTCACAGTCTGAACAGTCGAGCAAGGTCAGTGTTTGCATTTCTGCAAAATTCACCTGGAAGTTGGTCTTCCACCTCGAGTTAGTGAACTGATCTAACGAAATCATCTAGCTGTGAGTCCCCAATTGAATCTGGTCGACTGATCAACTGAATCATCTGAGTCACCGTGACTTTGCCATCTTGTCTACATGAACTGATTCAATTGCGTCAGCGTTGTTTCACATGGGTCCGCCAAATTGACAGCAATCCAATAAAGCAGACTCATCTGACGCTTTGGTGTTTCTAGTTTGCTGTCATTCTGTGAGTACTTGGTAGGAATTCATTTAATAGTGACCTCAGAAATGGTTAACCTGAGGATTCAGGTTACGACCCACTTGGTAGAAACCATAAGCGCCATTGAGATTAGATGTTGTTCCTCATGGTGTAAGACTTTGAGGTCAAGTGTTTGTTTGGAAATGATTCCAGACAGGTGAGGTGAGGCTGACCTGTTTTTGTTTGCGGCCACTTGGACGAGCTCATCAGCCTCCTCATGGTCTCGTATCTGCTGTCGCAATTCTCTTTGTTGAAGCAGTACCAGCCGCCTGCACAGAGGGTTCACAAAGACTCAATTTATAGTTCTTGAAAAAAACATCTCTGGATGAGCAGTATAGAAAGTGGACACATGGATATATACGGCACATGGATTTTACTTACCCTCAAGGAATATCAACCAGCGTCTGCTTCCTCTGGATTCTTTTAGGTAATACCTGCGGGACATTGAAGAATACACCATTGTGTTATGTACAATCTCCAGTTACCTTTTAGTTTTCAACCAGCatgacaatatattttaaaCAGACACATTCCAGTGTTGATATGGTTCACTTTCCAATTCTTTGGGGAGATAACCAACTGCTGTAATACCGTATACACTATTGTTACTAAGTCAGACTCTTATCTTGAATGTTAGCATCCTGTTGCTTTTGTTGATTCCTAtcttcagggggaaaaaaaggtgaCAGCAGCCTGCAGCAATGGCAAAAAAGGTGACAGCATTGGACGATCACTGATGTTGCTTATCTCAATCGCCCCTATGCTGCTTACAAGCTGAAGAGTAGAACCGGGATTTTCCTTTGAGCTCATTCTTGGGCGGTGATATCACGCCGATGACCAAATCGATTGGCATTTTAGATTGTTAATCGTAAAATCGCTCACTCGATATTTAGACCGATGTAGTCACATGCAACAAATTCCTGGGCAAAGCGGACGTTCTGAAGCGAATAATCACGGGTGTGTCGATGAGACAGGCAACTACCCGTGACTAAACTCTTGTGACAGCCAAACACGTTTCAGTGACTGCATAGAAATCCATTTGCTTAGATGCTGAGTCACACTTTGGCTCGATTTCATGACTTGATACTATCATAGTAAGCCACAGTTAGTCATATTCACTTCCAAGCTTTTTATATTACCAAACAAGTCTAGGGTCAAATTCCTTTAGTTGAATTCTACATTTCCACACATagtaaaggattttttttttttggtcagcgAATATGAGCTGTTGCATTGAGCATCTTAACAGACAACCACCAGAGtgctgaatgcaaaaaaaaatggccatctGCCAGTGAACTGTCCCTCTCCACTGTTACTCCTGCTGTGTCTCTAAAGAGCTTAGCGCTTTAGCGCACTCCTGTTAAAGAAGGAATTACGCAGAATTATTATTGTTGAAGCCAGACGACGCATCATCCCCGGCTTTTCAGTCGTCTGCACACCGCCATTGTGGTCCAGAATGTAACacggcaaataataataatactgccGCTATCTATGCAAATATAATTTTTCAGGAATCTAGTATGGCACTTaaagccttttataaaaaaCATAAACAGCCCCTGAAAAGGCCTTATAACAATTTTATAACATAGAAAGCAATACATTAATAAAAACATTGCTACTTACTTGAATGTTAACATCATTATGCATTCAAAgaatgacttaaaaaaaatatgtgtcCCATATTTCATCTTAAACATCATACAAATTAAAACAGACATTACTTTATTATTGTACatgtgaattaaaaaaacaaaacattagctTTGGAAATATTGGAACAAGAAGAAGCAACCTAATCAGGCATTTCACAAATGTGCAAAATGTTATTCTTTCCCACATTGCATTGCATTTATGCATCTTAGAAACTTTTTAAGAACAAGCATTCAATCAATGTACATACACAAATGTACAAAGCCGATATTACAGAATTAATAACAACGGATAATATGATCCTAAAAAGCATTTGCtgagcaataaaaataatttttaacaTTTTACTTAAATTAAATTTTGGGCCCCCAATCCACAGGTTGGGAACCACTTTTCTATAAGGATCTTAAGATTTTACAAAATTCGCAGGAGAGATGGCTGGCTTTGGGAATTGACTGTAAAATTTtatagattcaagattcaagaatttttattcgccatgtttgagcgtgccaaacaaggaatttgacttccgtacatcacagcctctgttcaacatttaggtgactaacaacactcaggacgtgtgaaaaatgacaaatattctcagacatcccctgatcttaaactcccaggagggcaaggcaaaactcaaaaacaacaaaataaaagtttcAGTGGACGCGCGTT encodes the following:
- the notum1a gene encoding palmitoleoyl-protein carboxylesterase notum1a codes for the protein MTAVRFASSLLPLLLVVMQSGAGLCARRFRGGRNPQPRRAPPPPTYRAASGNRGDATESFPLDFTAVEENMDNFMTQVKNLAQSLYPCSAQKLDHDMKLHFLENVSVTCNDGSPAGYYLKESRGSRRWLIFLEGGWYCFNKENCDSRYETMRRLMSSSKWPQTKTGTGILSPLPEENPHWWNANMVYIPYCSSDAWSGATAKTEHSGYAFMGSLIIQEVVKALLKKGLENAKVLLLAGSSAGGTGVLLNVDRVAELLEGLGHTGIQVRGLADSGWFLDNKQYDFTDCLDAVSCAPTETIKRGIKYWGGVVPEKCKQAHEGEEWNCFFGYRVFPSIKSPVFVVQWLFDEAQLTVDNIQLTGQPVQEGQWRYIQNLGIELRNTLKDVPAMFAPACLSHEVITRNYWTDVQVKGTSLPRALHCWDRSLHDNRNNKAPPKGCPVHLIDSCPWPHCNPTCPTIRDQFTGQEMNVIQFLMHMGFDVQKMAQQQGMDPSKLLGMLSSGS
- the LOC125984011 gene encoding myeloid-associated differentiation marker-like protein 2 encodes the protein MDAHGGHYLDKKAVLSPLGAARMCQLLFGSAIIALVSHNAGYSATYGYFCMFTWCFCFAVTLVIFSLDITRLHVCMPISWDNLTVAFAMLATLMYITASVVYPVYFLDVDCPDEGCEEQAYRIAVTVVSSVCVFPYAAEVFITRAKPGAVVGYMATVSGLLKVVQGFVACIIFGALDNYSEYENYAATEYCVVVYSLCFSITVLVIMVTISGRTSSLRFAFDRFVVVYTFMAVILYLSTALVWPIFSFDKKYSVTMRPEVCPRGKCPWDSKMVVAVFTNVNLILYFVDLIYSQRIRFISNAAV